A DNA window from Lutra lutra chromosome 8, mLutLut1.2, whole genome shotgun sequence contains the following coding sequences:
- the HDAC10 gene encoding polyamine deacetylase HDAC10 isoform X9, whose amino-acid sequence MRTALVYHEEMTAARLLWDDPECEIERPERLTAAVERLQQGGLEQRCLQLAAREASEAELGLVHRSDPPGATHHRGHRLGRASTQPAPVLKTELPTCLSFTTGWMGEGTVSPEYVSLLRGTQALSTEELQALSGQYDAVYFHPSTFHCARLAAGAALQLVDAVLTGTAHNGFALVRPPGHHSQRAAANGFCVFNNVAIAARYAQKQHGVCRCVGAAVGWGLRRTESGGVGCSETPCGALLCRGGLLAPRWEAQPLSGLCTPYPRILIVDWDVHHGQGIQYIFEDDPSVLYFSWHRYEHGRFWPYLRESDADAVGLGPGRGFTVNLPWNQVGMGNADYMAAFLHVLLPVAFEFDPELVLISAGFDSAIGDPEGGYHLESLSQCVCMVVKALLGDPAPPLLGPMVPQHSALESIQSVWAAQAPHWTSLWQQGSTPTLSLSTCSPERRPSAVSPGGPKGKAAEAQTSAVLSSLLDQLHLYTTPPVRTVIALTAPAAALVLPPEVLHQEGSAPPEETQAWARLHEALTQDTAFTALGKVLHLLNGILDGQVSSGIVTTPVAAPTLEVVLRQGLSHGAQRVFCVALGQLDRPPDLANDGRTLWLNIRGKEAAALSTFHVSVPLSGTTGGFLSCILALVLPLAYGFQPDLVLVALGPAHGLQDPQAALLAALLRGPAGGRVLVLVEQESTCQLVGVLARVLHGEPPPSLGPFSMASPDDLQALVHLRGQLEAQWEMLQLLLECHELVA is encoded by the exons ATGAGGACGGCGCTCGTGTACCACGAGGAAATGACAGCCGCGCGGCTGCTCTGGGACGA CCCCGAGTGTGAGATCGAGCGTCCTGAGCGCCTGACCGCAGCCGTGGAGCGTCTGCAGCAGGGTGGCCTGGAGCAGAGGTGTCTACAGTTGGCAGCTCGAGAGGCCTCAGAGGCGGAGCTGGGCTTGGTGCACAGGTCAGACCCCCCCGGAGCCACGCACCACAGAGGCCACCGCCTGGGACGTGCAAGCACCCAGCCTGCCCCGGTCTTGAAAACAGAACTCCCCACCTGCCTCAGTTTCACTACTGGGTGGATGGGGGAGGGAACAGTGAG CCCAGAGTATGTGTCCCTGCTGCGAGGAACCCAGGCCTTGAGCACCGAGGAACTACAGGCGCTGTCTGGACAGTATGATGCTGTCTACTTCCACCCG AGTACCTTCCACTGCGCCAGGCTGGCCGCGGGAGCTGCGCTGCAGCTGGTGGATGCTGTGTTGACTGGAACTGCACACAATGGGTTCGCCCTGGTGAG ACCTCCGGGGCACCACAGCCAGAGGGCTGCTGCCAACGGATTCTGTGTGTTCAACAACGTGGCCATAGCAGCCAGATATGCCCAGAAGCAGCACGGCGTGTGCAGGTGTGTCGGGGcggctgtggggtgggggctgcgCCGGACGGAAAGTGGTGGGGTAGGCTGCTCAGAGACCCCGTGTGGTGCTCTCCTGTGCAGGGGTGGGCTCCTCGCCCCCAGGTGGGAGGCCCAGCCCCTCAGTGGCCTGTGCACTCCCTATCCCAGGATCCTCATTGTCGACTGGGACGTCCACCACGGTCAGGGCATCCAGTATATCTTTGAGGATGACCCCAG tgttctttatttctcttggcACCGCTACGAGCATGGTCGCTTTTGGCCTTATCTTCGGGAGTCAGATGCAGACGCTGTTGGGCTAGGGCCCGGCCGAGGCTTCACAGTCAACCTGCCCTGGAACCAG GTCGGGATGGGCAATGCCGACTACATGGCCGCCTTCCTTCATGTGCTGCTCCCTGTGGCCTTTGAG TTTGACCCTGAGCTGGTGCTCATCTCAGCAGGCTTTGACTCGGCGATTGGGGATCCCGAG ggaGGCTACCACCTGGAGTCGCTGTCCCAGTGCGTGTGCATGGTGGTGAAGGCGCTGCTGGGTGACCCTGCCCCGCCCCTGTTGGGGCCCATGGTGCCTCAGCACAG TGCCCTGGAGTCCATCCAGAGCGTCTGGGCAGCCCAGGCCCCTCACTGGACCAGCCTTTGGCAGCAAG GGTCGACCCCCACACTGAGTCTCAGCACGTGCTCGCCAGAGAGGAGACCCTCCGCTGTGTCGCCTGGGGGACCCAAAGGCAAGGCAGCGGAGGCCCAGACCTCGGCTGTCCTGAGTTCACTCCTGGACCAGCTGCACCTCTACACCACACCCCCTGTCCGCACGGTTATCGCCCTGACTGCGCCGGCTGCTGCCCTGGTCCTGCCCCCTGAGGTCCTCCATCAGGAGGGGTCAGCCCCACCGGAGGAGACACAGGCCTGGGCCAg GCTGCATGAGGCCCTGACCCAGGACACGGCTTTCACTGCACTTGGGAAGGTCCTGCATCTGTTGAATGGGATCCTGGATGGACAG GTGAGCAGCGGCATCGTAACAACCCCAGTGGCAGCCCCCACTCTGGAGGTGGTCCTTCGACAGGGCTTGTCCCACGGAGCCCAGAG GGTGTTCTGTGTGGCTTTGGGACAGCTGGATCGGCCCCCAGACCTTGCCAATGATGG GAGGACCCTGTGGCTGAACATCAGAGGCAAAGAAGCGGCTGCCCTGTCCACGTTCCACGTGTCTGTGCCGCTGTCAGGG ACGACGGGTGGGTTCTTGAGCTGCATCCTGGCCCTTGTGCTGCCCCTGGCCTATGGCTTCCAGCCTGACCTGGTGCTGGTGGCGCTTGGACCAGCCCATGGCCTCCAGGACCCCCAAGCTGCACTCCTGGCTGCACTTCTACGGGGGCCAGCAGGGGGCCGAGTCTTGGTCCTAGTGGAGCAG GAGTCCACATGCCAGCTTGTGGGGGTCCTGGCCCGGGTGTTGCATGGAGAGCCACCCCCCAGCCTGGGTCCCTTCTCCATGGCCTCCCCAGATGACCTGCAGGCCCTGGTGCACCTGAGAGGGCAGCTGGAAGCACAGTGGGAGATGCTGCAG CTCCTTCTGGAGTGCCATGAGCTGGTAGCTTGA
- the HDAC10 gene encoding polyamine deacetylase HDAC10 isoform X13, with product MRTALVYHEEMTAARLLWDDPECEIERPERLTAAVERLQQGGLEQRCLQLAAREASEAELGLVHSPEYVSLLRGTQALSTEELQALSGQYDAVYFHPSTFHCARLAAGAALQLVDAVLTGTAHNGFALVRPPGHHSQRAAANGFCVFNNVAIAARYAQKQHGVCRILIVDWDVHHGQGIQYIFEDDPSVLYFSWHRYEHGRFWPYLRESDADAVGLGPGRGFTVNLPWNQVGMGNADYMAAFLHVLLPVAFEFDPELVLISAGFDSAIGDPEGQMQATPECFAHLTQLLQVLAGGRVCAVLEGGYHLESLSQCVCMVVKALLGDPAPPLLGPMVPQHSALESIQSVWAAQAPHWTSLWQQGSTPTLSLSTCSPERRPSAVSPGGPKGKAAEAQTSAVLSSLLDQLHLYTTPPVRTVIALTAPAAALVLPPEVLHQEGSAPPEETQAWARLHEALTQDTAFTALGKVLHLLNGILDGQVSSGIVTTPVAAPTLEVVLRQGLSHGAQRVFCVALGQLDRPPDLANDGRTLWLNIRGKEAAALSTFHVSVPLSGTTGGFLSCILALVLPLAYGFQPDLVLVALGPAHGLQDPQAALLAALLRGPAGGRVLVLVEQESTCQLVGVLARVLHGEPPPSLGPFSMASPDDLQALVHLRGQLEAQWEMLQVAAPSGVP from the exons ATGAGGACGGCGCTCGTGTACCACGAGGAAATGACAGCCGCGCGGCTGCTCTGGGACGA CCCCGAGTGTGAGATCGAGCGTCCTGAGCGCCTGACCGCAGCCGTGGAGCGTCTGCAGCAGGGTGGCCTGGAGCAGAGGTGTCTACAGTTGGCAGCTCGAGAGGCCTCAGAGGCGGAGCTGGGCTTGGTGCACAG CCCAGAGTATGTGTCCCTGCTGCGAGGAACCCAGGCCTTGAGCACCGAGGAACTACAGGCGCTGTCTGGACAGTATGATGCTGTCTACTTCCACCCG AGTACCTTCCACTGCGCCAGGCTGGCCGCGGGAGCTGCGCTGCAGCTGGTGGATGCTGTGTTGACTGGAACTGCACACAATGGGTTCGCCCTGGTGAG ACCTCCGGGGCACCACAGCCAGAGGGCTGCTGCCAACGGATTCTGTGTGTTCAACAACGTGGCCATAGCAGCCAGATATGCCCAGAAGCAGCACGGCGTGTGCAG GATCCTCATTGTCGACTGGGACGTCCACCACGGTCAGGGCATCCAGTATATCTTTGAGGATGACCCCAG tgttctttatttctcttggcACCGCTACGAGCATGGTCGCTTTTGGCCTTATCTTCGGGAGTCAGATGCAGACGCTGTTGGGCTAGGGCCCGGCCGAGGCTTCACAGTCAACCTGCCCTGGAACCAG GTCGGGATGGGCAATGCCGACTACATGGCCGCCTTCCTTCATGTGCTGCTCCCTGTGGCCTTTGAG TTTGACCCTGAGCTGGTGCTCATCTCAGCAGGCTTTGACTCGGCGATTGGGGATCCCGAG GGGCAGATGCAGGCCACTCCTGAGTGCTTCGCCCACCTCACGCAGCTGCTGCAGGTGCTGGCCGGCGGCCGGGTCTGTGCTGTGCTGGAG ggaGGCTACCACCTGGAGTCGCTGTCCCAGTGCGTGTGCATGGTGGTGAAGGCGCTGCTGGGTGACCCTGCCCCGCCCCTGTTGGGGCCCATGGTGCCTCAGCACAG TGCCCTGGAGTCCATCCAGAGCGTCTGGGCAGCCCAGGCCCCTCACTGGACCAGCCTTTGGCAGCAAG GGTCGACCCCCACACTGAGTCTCAGCACGTGCTCGCCAGAGAGGAGACCCTCCGCTGTGTCGCCTGGGGGACCCAAAGGCAAGGCAGCGGAGGCCCAGACCTCGGCTGTCCTGAGTTCACTCCTGGACCAGCTGCACCTCTACACCACACCCCCTGTCCGCACGGTTATCGCCCTGACTGCGCCGGCTGCTGCCCTGGTCCTGCCCCCTGAGGTCCTCCATCAGGAGGGGTCAGCCCCACCGGAGGAGACACAGGCCTGGGCCAg GCTGCATGAGGCCCTGACCCAGGACACGGCTTTCACTGCACTTGGGAAGGTCCTGCATCTGTTGAATGGGATCCTGGATGGACAG GTGAGCAGCGGCATCGTAACAACCCCAGTGGCAGCCCCCACTCTGGAGGTGGTCCTTCGACAGGGCTTGTCCCACGGAGCCCAGAG GGTGTTCTGTGTGGCTTTGGGACAGCTGGATCGGCCCCCAGACCTTGCCAATGATGG GAGGACCCTGTGGCTGAACATCAGAGGCAAAGAAGCGGCTGCCCTGTCCACGTTCCACGTGTCTGTGCCGCTGTCAGGG ACGACGGGTGGGTTCTTGAGCTGCATCCTGGCCCTTGTGCTGCCCCTGGCCTATGGCTTCCAGCCTGACCTGGTGCTGGTGGCGCTTGGACCAGCCCATGGCCTCCAGGACCCCCAAGCTGCACTCCTGGCTGCACTTCTACGGGGGCCAGCAGGGGGCCGAGTCTTGGTCCTAGTGGAGCAG GAGTCCACATGCCAGCTTGTGGGGGTCCTGGCCCGGGTGTTGCATGGAGAGCCACCCCCCAGCCTGGGTCCCTTCTCCATGGCCTCCCCAGATGACCTGCAGGCCCTGGTGCACCTGAGAGGGCAGCTGGAAGCACAGTGGGAGATGCTGCAGGTGGCTG CTCCTTCTGGAGTGCCATGA
- the HDAC10 gene encoding polyamine deacetylase HDAC10 isoform X2, with translation MRTALVYHEEMTAARLLWDDPECEIERPERLTAAVERLQQGGLEQRCLQLAAREASEAELGLVHRSDPPGATHHRGHRLGRASTQPAPVLKTELPTCLSFTTGWMGEGTVSPEYVSLLRGTQALSTEELQALSGQYDAVYFHPSTFHCARLAAGAALQLVDAVLTGTAHNGFALVRPPGHHSQRAAANGFCVFNNVAIAARYAQKQHGVCRCVGAAVGWGLRRTESGGVGCSETPCGALLCRGGLLAPRWEAQPLSGLCTPYPRILIVDWDVHHGQGIQYIFEDDPSVLYFSWHRYEHGRFWPYLRESDADAVGLGPGRGFTVNLPWNQVGMGNADYMAAFLHVLLPVAFEFDPELVLISAGFDSAIGDPEGQMQATPECFAHLTQLLQVLAGGRVCAVLEVTGSKGGSLAGCQGAVRGGLLYLAGRPAWAGGTLPRSQPCLVVSLFSPCSQGGYHLESLSQCVCMVVKALLGDPAPPLLGPMVPQHSALESIQSVWAAQAPHWTSLWQQGSTPTLSLSTCSPERRPSAVSPGGPKGKAAEAQTSAVLSSLLDQLHLYTTPPVRTVIALTAPAAALVLPPEVLHQEGSAPPEETQAWARLHEALTQDTAFTALGKVLHLLNGILDGQVSSGIVTTPVAAPTLEVVLRQGLSHGAQRVFCVALGQLDRPPDLANDGRTLWLNIRGKEAAALSTFHVSVPLSGTTGGFLSCILALVLPLAYGFQPDLVLVALGPAHGLQDPQAALLAALLRGPAGGRVLVLVEQESTCQLVGVLARVLHGEPPPSLGPFSMASPDDLQALVHLRGQLEAQWEMLQVAAPSGVP, from the exons ATGAGGACGGCGCTCGTGTACCACGAGGAAATGACAGCCGCGCGGCTGCTCTGGGACGA CCCCGAGTGTGAGATCGAGCGTCCTGAGCGCCTGACCGCAGCCGTGGAGCGTCTGCAGCAGGGTGGCCTGGAGCAGAGGTGTCTACAGTTGGCAGCTCGAGAGGCCTCAGAGGCGGAGCTGGGCTTGGTGCACAGGTCAGACCCCCCCGGAGCCACGCACCACAGAGGCCACCGCCTGGGACGTGCAAGCACCCAGCCTGCCCCGGTCTTGAAAACAGAACTCCCCACCTGCCTCAGTTTCACTACTGGGTGGATGGGGGAGGGAACAGTGAG CCCAGAGTATGTGTCCCTGCTGCGAGGAACCCAGGCCTTGAGCACCGAGGAACTACAGGCGCTGTCTGGACAGTATGATGCTGTCTACTTCCACCCG AGTACCTTCCACTGCGCCAGGCTGGCCGCGGGAGCTGCGCTGCAGCTGGTGGATGCTGTGTTGACTGGAACTGCACACAATGGGTTCGCCCTGGTGAG ACCTCCGGGGCACCACAGCCAGAGGGCTGCTGCCAACGGATTCTGTGTGTTCAACAACGTGGCCATAGCAGCCAGATATGCCCAGAAGCAGCACGGCGTGTGCAGGTGTGTCGGGGcggctgtggggtgggggctgcgCCGGACGGAAAGTGGTGGGGTAGGCTGCTCAGAGACCCCGTGTGGTGCTCTCCTGTGCAGGGGTGGGCTCCTCGCCCCCAGGTGGGAGGCCCAGCCCCTCAGTGGCCTGTGCACTCCCTATCCCAGGATCCTCATTGTCGACTGGGACGTCCACCACGGTCAGGGCATCCAGTATATCTTTGAGGATGACCCCAG tgttctttatttctcttggcACCGCTACGAGCATGGTCGCTTTTGGCCTTATCTTCGGGAGTCAGATGCAGACGCTGTTGGGCTAGGGCCCGGCCGAGGCTTCACAGTCAACCTGCCCTGGAACCAG GTCGGGATGGGCAATGCCGACTACATGGCCGCCTTCCTTCATGTGCTGCTCCCTGTGGCCTTTGAG TTTGACCCTGAGCTGGTGCTCATCTCAGCAGGCTTTGACTCGGCGATTGGGGATCCCGAG GGGCAGATGCAGGCCACTCCTGAGTGCTTCGCCCACCTCACGCAGCTGCTGCAGGTGCTGGCCGGCGGCCGGGTCTGTGCTGTGCTGGAGGTGACTGGCAGCAAGGGGGGCTCACTGGCTGGGTGTCAGGGTGCAGTCAGAG GGGGGCTGCTGTACCTGGCGGGGCGTCCTGCCTGGGCTGGTGGTACCCTGCCCCGCTCACAGCCCTGTCTAGTCGTGTCTCtgttctctccctgctcccagggaGGCTACCACCTGGAGTCGCTGTCCCAGTGCGTGTGCATGGTGGTGAAGGCGCTGCTGGGTGACCCTGCCCCGCCCCTGTTGGGGCCCATGGTGCCTCAGCACAG TGCCCTGGAGTCCATCCAGAGCGTCTGGGCAGCCCAGGCCCCTCACTGGACCAGCCTTTGGCAGCAAG GGTCGACCCCCACACTGAGTCTCAGCACGTGCTCGCCAGAGAGGAGACCCTCCGCTGTGTCGCCTGGGGGACCCAAAGGCAAGGCAGCGGAGGCCCAGACCTCGGCTGTCCTGAGTTCACTCCTGGACCAGCTGCACCTCTACACCACACCCCCTGTCCGCACGGTTATCGCCCTGACTGCGCCGGCTGCTGCCCTGGTCCTGCCCCCTGAGGTCCTCCATCAGGAGGGGTCAGCCCCACCGGAGGAGACACAGGCCTGGGCCAg GCTGCATGAGGCCCTGACCCAGGACACGGCTTTCACTGCACTTGGGAAGGTCCTGCATCTGTTGAATGGGATCCTGGATGGACAG GTGAGCAGCGGCATCGTAACAACCCCAGTGGCAGCCCCCACTCTGGAGGTGGTCCTTCGACAGGGCTTGTCCCACGGAGCCCAGAG GGTGTTCTGTGTGGCTTTGGGACAGCTGGATCGGCCCCCAGACCTTGCCAATGATGG GAGGACCCTGTGGCTGAACATCAGAGGCAAAGAAGCGGCTGCCCTGTCCACGTTCCACGTGTCTGTGCCGCTGTCAGGG ACGACGGGTGGGTTCTTGAGCTGCATCCTGGCCCTTGTGCTGCCCCTGGCCTATGGCTTCCAGCCTGACCTGGTGCTGGTGGCGCTTGGACCAGCCCATGGCCTCCAGGACCCCCAAGCTGCACTCCTGGCTGCACTTCTACGGGGGCCAGCAGGGGGCCGAGTCTTGGTCCTAGTGGAGCAG GAGTCCACATGCCAGCTTGTGGGGGTCCTGGCCCGGGTGTTGCATGGAGAGCCACCCCCCAGCCTGGGTCCCTTCTCCATGGCCTCCCCAGATGACCTGCAGGCCCTGGTGCACCTGAGAGGGCAGCTGGAAGCACAGTGGGAGATGCTGCAGGTGGCTG CTCCTTCTGGAGTGCCATGA
- the HDAC10 gene encoding polyamine deacetylase HDAC10 isoform X8: MRTALVYHEEMTAARLLWDDPECEIERPERLTAAVERLQQGGLEQRCLQLAAREASEAELGLVHRSDPPGATHHRGHRLGRASTQPAPVLKTELPTCLSFTTGWMGEGTVSPEYVSLLRGTQALSTEELQALSGQYDAVYFHPSTFHCARLAAGAALQLVDAVLTGTAHNGFALVRPPGHHSQRAAANGFCVFNNVAIAARYAQKQHGVCRCVGAAVGWGLRRTESGGVGCSETPCGALLCRGGLLAPRWEAQPLSGLCTPYPRILIVDWDVHHGQGIQYIFEDDPSVLYFSWHRYEHGRFWPYLRESDADAVGLGPGRGFTVNLPWNQVGMGNADYMAAFLHVLLPVAFEFDPELVLISAGFDSAIGDPEGQMQATPECFAHLTQLLQVLAGGRVCAVLEVTGSKGGSLAGCQGAVRGGLLYLAGRPAWAGGTLPRSQPCLVVSLFSPCSQGGYHLESLSQCVCMVVKALLGDPAPPLLGPMVPQHSALESIQSVWAAQAPHWTSLWQQGSTPTLSLSTCSPERRPSAVSPGGPKGKAAEAQTSAVLSSLLDQLHLYTTPPVRTVIALTAPAAALVLPPEVLHQEGSAPPEETQAWARLHEALTQDTAFTALGKVLHLLNGILDGQVSSGIVTTPVAAPTLEVVLRQGLSHGAQRVFCVALGQLDRPPDLANDGRTLWLNIRGKEAAALSTFHVSVPLSGTTGGFLSCILALVLPLAYGFQPDLVLVALGPAHGLQDPQAALLAALLRGPAGGRVLVLVEQMTCRPWCT, from the exons ATGAGGACGGCGCTCGTGTACCACGAGGAAATGACAGCCGCGCGGCTGCTCTGGGACGA CCCCGAGTGTGAGATCGAGCGTCCTGAGCGCCTGACCGCAGCCGTGGAGCGTCTGCAGCAGGGTGGCCTGGAGCAGAGGTGTCTACAGTTGGCAGCTCGAGAGGCCTCAGAGGCGGAGCTGGGCTTGGTGCACAGGTCAGACCCCCCCGGAGCCACGCACCACAGAGGCCACCGCCTGGGACGTGCAAGCACCCAGCCTGCCCCGGTCTTGAAAACAGAACTCCCCACCTGCCTCAGTTTCACTACTGGGTGGATGGGGGAGGGAACAGTGAG CCCAGAGTATGTGTCCCTGCTGCGAGGAACCCAGGCCTTGAGCACCGAGGAACTACAGGCGCTGTCTGGACAGTATGATGCTGTCTACTTCCACCCG AGTACCTTCCACTGCGCCAGGCTGGCCGCGGGAGCTGCGCTGCAGCTGGTGGATGCTGTGTTGACTGGAACTGCACACAATGGGTTCGCCCTGGTGAG ACCTCCGGGGCACCACAGCCAGAGGGCTGCTGCCAACGGATTCTGTGTGTTCAACAACGTGGCCATAGCAGCCAGATATGCCCAGAAGCAGCACGGCGTGTGCAGGTGTGTCGGGGcggctgtggggtgggggctgcgCCGGACGGAAAGTGGTGGGGTAGGCTGCTCAGAGACCCCGTGTGGTGCTCTCCTGTGCAGGGGTGGGCTCCTCGCCCCCAGGTGGGAGGCCCAGCCCCTCAGTGGCCTGTGCACTCCCTATCCCAGGATCCTCATTGTCGACTGGGACGTCCACCACGGTCAGGGCATCCAGTATATCTTTGAGGATGACCCCAG tgttctttatttctcttggcACCGCTACGAGCATGGTCGCTTTTGGCCTTATCTTCGGGAGTCAGATGCAGACGCTGTTGGGCTAGGGCCCGGCCGAGGCTTCACAGTCAACCTGCCCTGGAACCAG GTCGGGATGGGCAATGCCGACTACATGGCCGCCTTCCTTCATGTGCTGCTCCCTGTGGCCTTTGAG TTTGACCCTGAGCTGGTGCTCATCTCAGCAGGCTTTGACTCGGCGATTGGGGATCCCGAG GGGCAGATGCAGGCCACTCCTGAGTGCTTCGCCCACCTCACGCAGCTGCTGCAGGTGCTGGCCGGCGGCCGGGTCTGTGCTGTGCTGGAGGTGACTGGCAGCAAGGGGGGCTCACTGGCTGGGTGTCAGGGTGCAGTCAGAG GGGGGCTGCTGTACCTGGCGGGGCGTCCTGCCTGGGCTGGTGGTACCCTGCCCCGCTCACAGCCCTGTCTAGTCGTGTCTCtgttctctccctgctcccagggaGGCTACCACCTGGAGTCGCTGTCCCAGTGCGTGTGCATGGTGGTGAAGGCGCTGCTGGGTGACCCTGCCCCGCCCCTGTTGGGGCCCATGGTGCCTCAGCACAG TGCCCTGGAGTCCATCCAGAGCGTCTGGGCAGCCCAGGCCCCTCACTGGACCAGCCTTTGGCAGCAAG GGTCGACCCCCACACTGAGTCTCAGCACGTGCTCGCCAGAGAGGAGACCCTCCGCTGTGTCGCCTGGGGGACCCAAAGGCAAGGCAGCGGAGGCCCAGACCTCGGCTGTCCTGAGTTCACTCCTGGACCAGCTGCACCTCTACACCACACCCCCTGTCCGCACGGTTATCGCCCTGACTGCGCCGGCTGCTGCCCTGGTCCTGCCCCCTGAGGTCCTCCATCAGGAGGGGTCAGCCCCACCGGAGGAGACACAGGCCTGGGCCAg GCTGCATGAGGCCCTGACCCAGGACACGGCTTTCACTGCACTTGGGAAGGTCCTGCATCTGTTGAATGGGATCCTGGATGGACAG GTGAGCAGCGGCATCGTAACAACCCCAGTGGCAGCCCCCACTCTGGAGGTGGTCCTTCGACAGGGCTTGTCCCACGGAGCCCAGAG GGTGTTCTGTGTGGCTTTGGGACAGCTGGATCGGCCCCCAGACCTTGCCAATGATGG GAGGACCCTGTGGCTGAACATCAGAGGCAAAGAAGCGGCTGCCCTGTCCACGTTCCACGTGTCTGTGCCGCTGTCAGGG ACGACGGGTGGGTTCTTGAGCTGCATCCTGGCCCTTGTGCTGCCCCTGGCCTATGGCTTCCAGCCTGACCTGGTGCTGGTGGCGCTTGGACCAGCCCATGGCCTCCAGGACCCCCAAGCTGCACTCCTGGCTGCACTTCTACGGGGGCCAGCAGGGGGCCGAGTCTTGGTCCTAGTGGAGCAG ATGACCTGCAGGCCCTGGTGCACCTGA